A single Caretta caretta isolate rCarCar2 chromosome 2, rCarCar1.hap1, whole genome shotgun sequence DNA region contains:
- the TMEM158 gene encoding transmembrane protein 158, translated as MLLPPLLPALLAACLPPCQGWSPAAAGGGQEEPELLLPPINSSSRSLASLERDLRGMGGQAEAGSPSREPPPAAAGPQPPQPPEEAPCNISVQRQMLSSLLVRWSRPLGIPCDLLLFSTNGHGRAFFSAAFHRVGPPLLIEHLGLAAGGAQQDLRLCVGCSWVRGRRVGRLRAATAAASSSLSEPGQYWLQGEPLNFCCLDFSLEELKGEPGWRLNRKPIESTLVACFMTLVIIVWSVAALIWPVPIIAGFLPNGMEQRRSTAVAASATAAGK; from the coding sequence ATGCTGCTGCCGCCGCTCCTGCCGGCGCTGCTGGCCGCCTGCCTGCCCCCctgccagggctggagccccGCCGCGGccggcggggggcaggaggagccCGAGCTCTTGCTGCCCCCCATCAACTCCTCCTCGCGCTCCCTGGCCAGCCTGGAGCGCGACCTGCGCGGGATGGGCGGGCAGGCTGAGGCGGGCAGCCCCAGCCGGGAGCCGCCTCCTGCCGCCGCCGGCCCGCAGCCGCCCCAGCCCCCCGAGGAGGCGCCCTGCAACATCAGCGTGCAGCGGCAGATGCTGAGCTCGCTGCTGGTGCGCTGGAGCCGCCCGCTCGGCATCCCGTGCGACCTGCTGCTCTTCTCCACCAACGGCCACGGGCGGGCCTTCTTCTCCGCCGCCTTCCACCGCGTGGGGCCGCCGCTGCTCATCGAGCACCTGGGGCTGGCGGCGGGGGGAGCCCAGCAGGACCTGCGCCTCTGCGTGGGCTGCAGCTGGGTGCGGGGGCGCAGGGTCGGGCGGCTCCGGGCAGCgaccgccgccgcctcctcctcgcTGTCCGAGCCCGGCCAGTACTGGCTGCAGGGGGAGCCGCTGAATTTCTGCTGCCTGGATTTCAGCCTGGAGGAGCTGAAGGGGGAGCCGGGCTGGCGGCTGAACCGCAAGCCCATCGAGTCCACCCTGGTGGCTTGTTTCATGACTCTCGTCATCATCGTGTGGAGCGTGGCCGCCCTCATCTGGCCGGTGCCCATCATCGCCGGCTTCCTGCCCAACGGCATGGAGCAGCGGAGAAGCACCGCGGTGGCTGCGAGCGCCACCGCCGCTGGCAaataa